A window from Centropristis striata isolate RG_2023a ecotype Rhode Island chromosome 4, C.striata_1.0, whole genome shotgun sequence encodes these proteins:
- the phf12b gene encoding PHD finger protein 12 isoform X2: protein MWDKMETPTIVYDLDTSGGLMEQIQTLLAPPKSEEVEKRSRKLVRDVRRSGRATNHDTCDSCREGGDLLCCDHCPAAFHLQCCNPPLSEEMLPPGEWMCHRCNVRKKKREQKSEQTNGLPEKSSSKLSVSPAGELELNAGPLRLDGLPPGAGAAGPGLRVAQVRLLDRRTSSSRPGTPTSNTSSTPTPSEEQNDGDEEAAEPEDEAQGSELEGTMLSAPPPRLLKRPFQLLIAAAMERNPTQFQLPSELTCTTALPGSSKRRRKEELLGKPFRRPQHELDPNGLVPLPVKVCFSCNRSCRLAPLIQCDYCPLLFHMDCLDPPLTALPAGKWMCPNHVEHLVLNKRSLSLSSRCQLFDHFQDRMSQHAVKLDFLRRVHRQNAPNRRTAHQLNKKTIKVPDAIKSQYQNPPLMLLPAGVRQLELVCSGVPDHQTSKHLTTEAEQQEWLQDVISLQCSIMRHLSIKQKSSSTLSSVTSAGEWISEQKSSNKSCVTSGDIKPQASLGRTSSPGPCSKPCSKPDDLQGASPSRDTVAEPGVCKCNTSLCQNCRKPNGPLAEECQPPKTNGPVDCNSASDLCRQAELQHRLKPSTTPDSATASGLVNHIRAETVKKEPESTTETCALKKCPTALTIWPHSGQQNHRSQTELQEVCMSSDEKPSYSITSSALSDTPPKGNQEHDPAKLGPSSPTPDIKAASGLLGSLLPSTLSSIANLSSCMRDGKDEERGIELDKLDAEMIKLLAWQRIQQLFPPKVASTPPPLATSAAPKTPSPCPDGQKKVQARAVFYPLTGKGGAVSMCYRTLYIGSGADMDVCLTNYGHCNFISGKHACIFYDENTKHYELLNYSEHGTTVDNVLYSCDFSEKAVPSPPSGLVAKVQGIIRRSKKREDEEGSSSVVGLLPAGGVMSSQPQGSSELSCSCKASSSSLIGGSGAGWEGTALLHHGSYIKLGCLQFVFSITEFASKQPKEEQSTSPAASCTSTNSNVAGSTTSTTFTQPPPSTATVPVSSPSSQDETDTETAPPHQVPVLRSNSVP, encoded by the exons ATGTGGGACAAAATGGAGACCCCGACGATTGTGTACGATCTGGATACCTCTGGGGGCTTAATGGAG CAAATCCAAACACTGCTCGCGCCCCCGAAGTcggaggaggtggagaagagGAGTCGGAAGTTGGTTCGAGACGTCCGGAGGAGCGGCAGGGCCACCAACCACGACACCTGCGACAGCTGCCGGGAGGGAGGCGACCTGCTCTGCTGCGACCACTGTCCTGCAGCCTTCCACCTCCAGTGTTG CAACCCGCCTCTAAGTGAAGAAATGCTTCCCCCAGGGGAATGGATGTGTCACCGCTGCAATGTTCGAAAAAAG AAGCGAGAGCAGAAGTCAGAACAGACCAACGGTCTACCAGAGAAGTCCTCATCCAAGCTCTCTGTGTCCCCGGCTGGGGAGTTGGAGCTCAATGCCGGCCCTCTGCGACTCGACGGCCTTCCTCCCGGGGCAGGAGCAGCCGGGCCCGGTCTACGAGTGGCCCAGGTACGCCTCTTGGACCGCAGGACCAGCAGCAGCCGGCCTGGAACTCCCACCTCCAACACATCATCAACTCCGACCCCATCAGAGGAGCAGAACGACGGGGACGAGGAGGCAGCAGAGCCCGAGGATGAGGCTCAGGGCTCAGAGCTTGAGGGTACTATGCTATCTGCTCCACCTCCTCGCCTCCTCAAGAGGCCCTTTCAGTTGCTGATAGCAGCCGCCATGGAGAGAAACCCTACACAGTTCCAGCTGCCCAGTGAGCTCACCTGCACCACTGCACTACCAG GCAGCAGtaaaaggaggagaaaagaggagctTCTCGGGAAGCCATTCAGAAGGCCACAGCATGAACTGGATCCCAATGGTCTCGTACCTTTACCAGTCAAAGTCTGTTTTTCATGCAACAG GAGTTGCAGGTTGGCCCCACTGATCCAGTGTGACTATTGTCCCCTTCTGTTCCACATGGACTGTCTGGATCCTCCACTCACGGCTTTACCTGCTGGCAAATGGATGTGTCCAAACCATGTTGAGCACCTAGTG TTGAATAAGAGGAGCCTGAGCCTATCGAGTCGCTGTCAGCTCTTCGACCATTTCCAGGACAGGATGTCTCAGCACGCTGTCAAGTTGGACTTCCTGCGTAGAGTCCATCGGCAGAATGCCCCCAACCGACGCACAGCCCACCAGCTCAATAAGAAGACCATCAAG GTACCAGATGCCATCAAGTCCCAGTACCAGAATCCTCCCCTGATGCTTCTTCCTGCAGGGGTGCGCCAGTTGGAGCTGGTTTGTAGCGGTGTGCCTGACCATCAAACCTCAAAGCACCTCACCACAGAGGCTGAGCAGCAGGAG TGGCTGCAGGACGTCATCTCCCTCCAGTGCAGCATCATGAGACATTTATCCATCAAGCAGAAGTCTTCATCCACCCTGTCATCAGTAACATCGGCAGGAGAGTGGATTTCTGAGCAGAAATCCAGTAATAAGTCATGTGTGACATCAGGTGACATAAAACCTCAGGCTTCTTTAGGAAGGACTTCTTCTCCTGGCCCATGCTCCAAACCCTGCAGTAAACCTGATGACCTCCAGGGGGCCTCACCTTCTAGGGACACTGTTGCAGAGCCGGGTGTTTGTAAATGCAACACGTCACTTTGTCAGAACTGTAGGAAACCAAACGGACCTTTAGCAGAGGAGTGTCAGCCTCCTAAAACCAACGGACCTGTAGACTGTAACAGTGCCTCAGACTTGTGCAGGCAGGCAGAGCTGCAGCACAGACTGAAGCCCAGTACAACCCCAGACTCAGCTACTGCCTCTGGGCTGGTGAACCACATAAGAGCAGAAACGGTTAAAAAGGAGCCTGAAAGCACCACAGAGACCTGCGCTCTAAAAAAGTGCCCCACTGCCCTGACGATATGGCCCCACAGTGGCCAGCAGAACCACAGGAGCCAGACAGAGCTCCAGGAGGTGTGTATGAGCAGCGATGAAAAACCCAGCTACTCCATCACCAGCAGCGCCCTCTCAGACACACCACCCAAAGGCAACCAGGAGCACGACCCGGCCAAGCTCGGGCCTTCATCACCTACTCCAG ACATAAAGGCTGCTTCTGGACTGCTGGGCTCACTGCTGCCCAGCACTCTGTCCTCCATCGCTAATCTGTCCAGCTGCATGAGAGATGGAAAGGATGAGGAAAGAG ggatcGAGCTGGACAAACTAGATGCAGAGATGATCAAGCTCCTAGCCTGGCAGAGGATCCAGCAGCTTTTCCCCCCCAAAGTGGCCAGCACTCCGCCTCCCTTGGCCACCAGTGCTGCCCCCAAAACCCCATCACCCTGCCCTGATG GTCAGAAGAAGGTGCAGGCCCGAGCTGTCTTCTACCCTCTAACAGGAAAAGGAGGAGCTGTCAGCATGTGCTACAGGACGTTATATATAGGATCAG gtgCTGACATGGACGTGTGCCTTACAAACTATGGTCATTGTAACTTCATATCGGGGAAACATGCCTGTATTTTTTACGATGAG AATACCAAGCATTATGAGCTGCTCAACTACAGCGAGCACGGCACAACAGTGGACAACGTCCTGTACTCATGTGACTTCTCTGAGAAGGCGGTGCCGTCTCCACCAAGCGGCCTGGTGGCCAAAGTCCAAGGCATTATAC GTCGCAGTAAGAAGCGCGAGGATGAGGAGGGCTCCAGCTCCGTGGTGGGTTTGTTGCCGGCTGGAGGAGTGATGAGCAGCCAACCTCAGGGCAGCTCTGAGCTGTCGTGCAGCTGCAAGGCGAGCAGCTCCAGCCTGATCGGAGGCAGCGGAGCAGGTTGGGAGGGCACGGCCTTGCTCCACCACGGCAGCTACATCAAACTGGGCTGCCTCCAGTTTGTCTTCAGCATCACAGAGTTCGCCAGTAAGCAGCCCAAAGAGGAGCAGTCCACCAGCCCTGCCGCCAGTTGCACTAGCACCAACAGCAATGTGGCCGGCAGCACTACCAGCACCACCTTCACACAACCACCACCCAGCACTGCCACAGTTCCAGTGAGCAGCCCCTCCAGCCAGGATGAGACCGACACTGAGACTGCCCCCCCCCACCAAGTGCCCGTACTGCGCTCCAACTCTGTTCCATAG
- the phf12b gene encoding PHD finger protein 12 isoform X1 produces the protein MWDKMETPTIVYDLDTSGGLMEQIQTLLAPPKSEEVEKRSRKLVRDVRRSGRATNHDTCDSCREGGDLLCCDHCPAAFHLQCCNPPLSEEMLPPGEWMCHRCNVRKKKGSGVVVVDEGSELLHRWKREQKSEQTNGLPEKSSSKLSVSPAGELELNAGPLRLDGLPPGAGAAGPGLRVAQVRLLDRRTSSSRPGTPTSNTSSTPTPSEEQNDGDEEAAEPEDEAQGSELEGTMLSAPPPRLLKRPFQLLIAAAMERNPTQFQLPSELTCTTALPGSSKRRRKEELLGKPFRRPQHELDPNGLVPLPVKVCFSCNRSCRLAPLIQCDYCPLLFHMDCLDPPLTALPAGKWMCPNHVEHLVLNKRSLSLSSRCQLFDHFQDRMSQHAVKLDFLRRVHRQNAPNRRTAHQLNKKTIKVPDAIKSQYQNPPLMLLPAGVRQLELVCSGVPDHQTSKHLTTEAEQQEWLQDVISLQCSIMRHLSIKQKSSSTLSSVTSAGEWISEQKSSNKSCVTSGDIKPQASLGRTSSPGPCSKPCSKPDDLQGASPSRDTVAEPGVCKCNTSLCQNCRKPNGPLAEECQPPKTNGPVDCNSASDLCRQAELQHRLKPSTTPDSATASGLVNHIRAETVKKEPESTTETCALKKCPTALTIWPHSGQQNHRSQTELQEVCMSSDEKPSYSITSSALSDTPPKGNQEHDPAKLGPSSPTPDIKAASGLLGSLLPSTLSSIANLSSCMRDGKDEERGIELDKLDAEMIKLLAWQRIQQLFPPKVASTPPPLATSAAPKTPSPCPDGQKKVQARAVFYPLTGKGGAVSMCYRTLYIGSGADMDVCLTNYGHCNFISGKHACIFYDENTKHYELLNYSEHGTTVDNVLYSCDFSEKAVPSPPSGLVAKVQGIIRRSKKREDEEGSSSVVGLLPAGGVMSSQPQGSSELSCSCKASSSSLIGGSGAGWEGTALLHHGSYIKLGCLQFVFSITEFASKQPKEEQSTSPAASCTSTNSNVAGSTTSTTFTQPPPSTATVPVSSPSSQDETDTETAPPHQVPVLRSNSVP, from the exons ATGTGGGACAAAATGGAGACCCCGACGATTGTGTACGATCTGGATACCTCTGGGGGCTTAATGGAG CAAATCCAAACACTGCTCGCGCCCCCGAAGTcggaggaggtggagaagagGAGTCGGAAGTTGGTTCGAGACGTCCGGAGGAGCGGCAGGGCCACCAACCACGACACCTGCGACAGCTGCCGGGAGGGAGGCGACCTGCTCTGCTGCGACCACTGTCCTGCAGCCTTCCACCTCCAGTGTTG CAACCCGCCTCTAAGTGAAGAAATGCTTCCCCCAGGGGAATGGATGTGTCACCGCTGCAATGTTCGAAAAAAG aagggcagtggtgtagtggtagtTGATGAGGGGAGTGAACTACTACATAGATGG AAGCGAGAGCAGAAGTCAGAACAGACCAACGGTCTACCAGAGAAGTCCTCATCCAAGCTCTCTGTGTCCCCGGCTGGGGAGTTGGAGCTCAATGCCGGCCCTCTGCGACTCGACGGCCTTCCTCCCGGGGCAGGAGCAGCCGGGCCCGGTCTACGAGTGGCCCAGGTACGCCTCTTGGACCGCAGGACCAGCAGCAGCCGGCCTGGAACTCCCACCTCCAACACATCATCAACTCCGACCCCATCAGAGGAGCAGAACGACGGGGACGAGGAGGCAGCAGAGCCCGAGGATGAGGCTCAGGGCTCAGAGCTTGAGGGTACTATGCTATCTGCTCCACCTCCTCGCCTCCTCAAGAGGCCCTTTCAGTTGCTGATAGCAGCCGCCATGGAGAGAAACCCTACACAGTTCCAGCTGCCCAGTGAGCTCACCTGCACCACTGCACTACCAG GCAGCAGtaaaaggaggagaaaagaggagctTCTCGGGAAGCCATTCAGAAGGCCACAGCATGAACTGGATCCCAATGGTCTCGTACCTTTACCAGTCAAAGTCTGTTTTTCATGCAACAG GAGTTGCAGGTTGGCCCCACTGATCCAGTGTGACTATTGTCCCCTTCTGTTCCACATGGACTGTCTGGATCCTCCACTCACGGCTTTACCTGCTGGCAAATGGATGTGTCCAAACCATGTTGAGCACCTAGTG TTGAATAAGAGGAGCCTGAGCCTATCGAGTCGCTGTCAGCTCTTCGACCATTTCCAGGACAGGATGTCTCAGCACGCTGTCAAGTTGGACTTCCTGCGTAGAGTCCATCGGCAGAATGCCCCCAACCGACGCACAGCCCACCAGCTCAATAAGAAGACCATCAAG GTACCAGATGCCATCAAGTCCCAGTACCAGAATCCTCCCCTGATGCTTCTTCCTGCAGGGGTGCGCCAGTTGGAGCTGGTTTGTAGCGGTGTGCCTGACCATCAAACCTCAAAGCACCTCACCACAGAGGCTGAGCAGCAGGAG TGGCTGCAGGACGTCATCTCCCTCCAGTGCAGCATCATGAGACATTTATCCATCAAGCAGAAGTCTTCATCCACCCTGTCATCAGTAACATCGGCAGGAGAGTGGATTTCTGAGCAGAAATCCAGTAATAAGTCATGTGTGACATCAGGTGACATAAAACCTCAGGCTTCTTTAGGAAGGACTTCTTCTCCTGGCCCATGCTCCAAACCCTGCAGTAAACCTGATGACCTCCAGGGGGCCTCACCTTCTAGGGACACTGTTGCAGAGCCGGGTGTTTGTAAATGCAACACGTCACTTTGTCAGAACTGTAGGAAACCAAACGGACCTTTAGCAGAGGAGTGTCAGCCTCCTAAAACCAACGGACCTGTAGACTGTAACAGTGCCTCAGACTTGTGCAGGCAGGCAGAGCTGCAGCACAGACTGAAGCCCAGTACAACCCCAGACTCAGCTACTGCCTCTGGGCTGGTGAACCACATAAGAGCAGAAACGGTTAAAAAGGAGCCTGAAAGCACCACAGAGACCTGCGCTCTAAAAAAGTGCCCCACTGCCCTGACGATATGGCCCCACAGTGGCCAGCAGAACCACAGGAGCCAGACAGAGCTCCAGGAGGTGTGTATGAGCAGCGATGAAAAACCCAGCTACTCCATCACCAGCAGCGCCCTCTCAGACACACCACCCAAAGGCAACCAGGAGCACGACCCGGCCAAGCTCGGGCCTTCATCACCTACTCCAG ACATAAAGGCTGCTTCTGGACTGCTGGGCTCACTGCTGCCCAGCACTCTGTCCTCCATCGCTAATCTGTCCAGCTGCATGAGAGATGGAAAGGATGAGGAAAGAG ggatcGAGCTGGACAAACTAGATGCAGAGATGATCAAGCTCCTAGCCTGGCAGAGGATCCAGCAGCTTTTCCCCCCCAAAGTGGCCAGCACTCCGCCTCCCTTGGCCACCAGTGCTGCCCCCAAAACCCCATCACCCTGCCCTGATG GTCAGAAGAAGGTGCAGGCCCGAGCTGTCTTCTACCCTCTAACAGGAAAAGGAGGAGCTGTCAGCATGTGCTACAGGACGTTATATATAGGATCAG gtgCTGACATGGACGTGTGCCTTACAAACTATGGTCATTGTAACTTCATATCGGGGAAACATGCCTGTATTTTTTACGATGAG AATACCAAGCATTATGAGCTGCTCAACTACAGCGAGCACGGCACAACAGTGGACAACGTCCTGTACTCATGTGACTTCTCTGAGAAGGCGGTGCCGTCTCCACCAAGCGGCCTGGTGGCCAAAGTCCAAGGCATTATAC GTCGCAGTAAGAAGCGCGAGGATGAGGAGGGCTCCAGCTCCGTGGTGGGTTTGTTGCCGGCTGGAGGAGTGATGAGCAGCCAACCTCAGGGCAGCTCTGAGCTGTCGTGCAGCTGCAAGGCGAGCAGCTCCAGCCTGATCGGAGGCAGCGGAGCAGGTTGGGAGGGCACGGCCTTGCTCCACCACGGCAGCTACATCAAACTGGGCTGCCTCCAGTTTGTCTTCAGCATCACAGAGTTCGCCAGTAAGCAGCCCAAAGAGGAGCAGTCCACCAGCCCTGCCGCCAGTTGCACTAGCACCAACAGCAATGTGGCCGGCAGCACTACCAGCACCACCTTCACACAACCACCACCCAGCACTGCCACAGTTCCAGTGAGCAGCCCCTCCAGCCAGGATGAGACCGACACTGAGACTGCCCCCCCCCACCAAGTGCCCGTACTGCGCTCCAACTCTGTTCCATAG
- the LOC131969877 gene encoding extracellular calcium-sensing receptor-like produces MLGGIFSFHSSWKERQDTYTHKPTPLQCTSFNSRGFQYTQAMFFAIEEINNSSDLLPDISLGYKIYDVCGSIARSVRVALALANGNEEASAPTGAPCTRPAQVQAIMGETSSSPCMAIATVIGPFHIPLISHFATCACLSDKTKYPSFLRTIPSDYYQSRALAQLVKHFGWTWVGAIRTNDDYGNNGMAIFTEVAQQLGICLEYSVSFFRTDPPEKIQKIINIIKASTSKVIVTFLSHMDIDMLIHEMSLHNLTGFQWVGTEAWISDSETAAMDKHHILDGAIGLAIPKAHVSGLREFILDVKSLNTSSNELFTEFWETLFSCKFQQSKSSAGIQRECTGHEDVTGVQNSFTDLSLMPIFYNVYKGVYAVAHALHSVLSCNKTCNSTVKLDPFTILQHIKKIRYKTKEGDEVYFNENGDPAAKYEIINWQPRENDIVDFVTVGLYDASLPADKQLILQNKSLIWAQNSQQVPLSVCSEECSPGTRKVLQKGKPVCCYDCLTCAEGEISNITDSITCVNCHPEFWSNERRDSCVQKEAEFLSYEEIMGALLTAASLFGTCITAVVAFIFFKYRKTPIVKANNSELSFLLLFSLTLCFLCSLTFIGRPSEWSCMLRHTAFGITFVLCISCVLGKTIVVLMAFRSTLPGSNAMKWFGPTQQKFSVLGFTLIQVIICILWLTISPPFPYKNFKDFKDKIILECALGSTVGFWAVLGYIGLLAMLCFILAFLARKLPDNFNEAKFITFSMLIFCAVWITFIPAYVSSPGKFSVAVEIFAILASSFGLLICIFIPKCYIILLKPEKNTKKNMMGKGAQHKTLK; encoded by the exons ATGTTGGGGGGAATCTTCTCTTTCCACAGCAGCTGGAAAGAGAGGCAggacacctacacacacaaacccacgcCACTTCAATGCACCAG TTTCAATTCCAGAGGTTTCCAGTACACACAGGCTATGTTCTTTGCCATAGAGGAGATTAATAACAGTTCAGATCTACTCCCCGACATCTCTCTGGGCTATAAGATCTATGATGTTTGTGGCTCCATTGCCAGAAGTGTGAGGGTTGCTCTGGCCTTGGCAAATGGTAATGAAGAGGCATCTGCACCCACTGGGGCACCATGTACCAGACCTGCCCAAGTGCAGGCCATCATGGGAGAGACCTCTTCATCTCCTTGCATGGCTATAGCTACTGTCATAGGACCCTTTCATATCCCACTG atcAGCCACTTTGCTACTTGTGCTTGTCTCAGTGATAAAACTAAGTACCCATCCTTCCTCAGAACAATACCCAGTGACTACTACCAGAGCAGAGCCCTTGCCCAGTTGGTCAAGCACTTTGGTTGGACTTGGGTTGGAGCCATTAGGACAAATGATGATTATGGCAATAATGGCATGGCCATATTTACAGAAGTGGCCCAACAGCTGGGCATCTGTCTGGAGtactctgtgtctttctttagaaCAGATCCaccagaaaaaatacaaaagataaTTAACATCATCAAGGCTTCCACTTCCAAGGTTATTGTCACTTTTCTCTCCCACATGGATATCGATATGTTAATACATGAGATGTCTCTCCACAACTTGACTGGGTTCCAGTGGGTCGGCACTGAGGCCTGGATCTCTGACTCTGAAACTGCAGCCATGGATaaacatcacattctggatggtGCCATAGGCCTGGCCATACCCAAAGCACATGTCAGTGGCTTGAGAGAGTTCATATTGGATGTGAAGTCGCTTAATACATCTAGTAATGAATTGTTTACAGAGTTTTGGGAGACTTTATTTAGCTGTAAGTTTCAGCAGTCAAAGTCATCAGCTGGGATTCAGAGAGAATGTACTGGACATGAAGATGTAACAGGAGTGCAAAACAGCTTTACTGATTTGTCGCTCATGCCTATCTTTTATAATGTGTATAAAGGAGTTTATGCTGTGGCCCACGCACTTCATAGTGTTCTCAGCTGTAACAAAACATGTAACAGCACAGTGAAGCTGGATCCATTTACG ATTTTGCAGCACATAAAAAAGATTCGGTACAAAACAAAGGAAGGAGATGAGGTTTACTTTAATGAGAATGGAGACCCAGCagcaaaatatgaaattataaaCTGGCAGCCACGAGAAAATGACATTGTGGACTTTGTCACAGTTGGTCTTTATGATGCATCTCTACCTGCAGACAAACAACTTATTCTACAAAATAAATCCTTAATTTGGGCACAGAACTCACAACAG GTGCCTTTGTCAGTGTGCAGTGAGGAATGTTCTCCAGGAACTCGTAAGGTTCTCCAGAAAGGAAAGCCTGTCTGCTGCTATGACTGTTTAACATGTGCAGAAGGAGAAATAAGCAACATTACAG ATTCTATCACCTGTGTGAATTGCCACCCTGAGTTCTGGTCAAATGAGAGAAGAGATTCCTGTGTACAGAAAGAGGCAGAGTTTCTGTCATATGAAGAGATTATGGGAGCTCTGCTCACTGCAGCGTCTTTATTTGGAACATGCATCACTGCTGTTGTAGCCTTCATTTTCTTCAAATACAGGAAAACTCCTATTGTCAAGGCCAACAACTCTGAGctgagcttcctgctgctcttctccttgactctgtgtttcctgtgttcTCTGACCTTCATCGGCCGGCCCTCTGAGTGGTCCTGCATGCTGCGACACACAGCGTTCGGCATCACCTTTGTCCTCTGTATCTCTTGTGTTCTGGGGAAAACTATAGTGGTGTTGATGGCCTTCAGGTCCACGCTTCCGGGTAGTAATGCAATGAAATGGTTTGGGCCTACACAGCAGAAATTCAGTGTTCTGGGTTTCACTCTTATACAAGTCATCATATGTATCCTGTGGTTAAcaatctctcctccttttccatATAAGAATTTCAAGGATTTTAAAGATAAAATCATCTTAGAGTGCGCTCTGGGCTCAACTGTAGGCTTCTGGGCTGTACTTGGGTACATAGGACTTCTGGCCATGTTATGTTTCATTCTTGCTTTTCTGGCCAGGAAACTGCCGGATAATTTCAATGAGGCCAAATTCATCACCTTCAGCATGCTGATATTCTGTGCAGTATGGATCACTTTTATCCCAGCGTATGTCAGCTCTCCTGGGAAGTTCAGTGTTGCTGTGGAGATATTTGCTATTCTGGCCTCCAGCTTTGGACTTctaatttgtattttcattcCAAAATGTTACATTATCTTACTGAAACCAGAGAAGAATACAAAAAAGAACATGATGGGGAAGGGGGCACAACATAAAACCCTAAAATAA